The following proteins come from a genomic window of Microbacterium sp. JZ31:
- a CDS encoding glycosyltransferase family 1 protein, protein MSGLGTGIRVLARYGAREFSRRAVRRLSDRIGAAAPEIALHDADIADSGQLDLRVPSTRPRQGSPLTIGWVLTPPGPGSGGHTTLFRMVAAAEAAGHRCILFLTDYYGGDRTRHERVIRQWWPQLRAEVRSADDGIVGLDAAVASSWETAHVLATRGTGPMRRLYFIQDYEPWFHPRGAASALAEDSYRFGFRCIALGETVARALREEVGVASEVVTFGCDTSVYRLTPGATREGVVAFARPGVARRGWELTRLALARFHAMRPEVTIHTYGDRLPDLPFAATQHGRLTPAELNDLYARCVAGVAMSFTNITLVADEMLAAGVVPVIGDNEYARAGLAGAAVAWARPTPGGIAQELAAVLDRPDREAQARHASTTARPDGWARAQAEVLRIIEDEVHGDVLDVVPAEAVAP, encoded by the coding sequence GTGAGCGGCCTCGGCACCGGCATCCGCGTGCTGGCGCGTTACGGGGCGCGGGAGTTCTCGCGACGCGCCGTGCGGCGGCTGTCCGATCGGATCGGCGCCGCGGCTCCCGAGATCGCCCTTCATGACGCCGACATCGCCGACTCCGGTCAGCTCGACCTCCGCGTGCCGTCGACGCGACCGCGGCAGGGAAGTCCTCTCACGATCGGATGGGTGCTCACTCCTCCCGGACCCGGGTCCGGAGGCCACACGACCCTGTTCCGCATGGTCGCGGCCGCCGAAGCGGCGGGGCACCGCTGCATCCTGTTCCTCACCGACTACTACGGCGGCGACAGGACACGGCACGAGCGCGTCATCCGGCAGTGGTGGCCGCAGCTGCGCGCCGAGGTGCGCTCGGCCGACGACGGCATCGTCGGCCTCGACGCGGCCGTCGCGTCCTCCTGGGAGACCGCGCATGTGCTGGCCACGCGCGGGACCGGGCCGATGCGGCGGCTGTACTTCATCCAGGATTACGAGCCGTGGTTCCACCCCCGCGGTGCCGCCTCGGCCCTGGCGGAGGACAGTTACCGCTTCGGCTTCCGCTGCATCGCGCTCGGAGAGACCGTCGCACGCGCGCTGCGCGAGGAGGTCGGCGTTGCCTCCGAGGTCGTGACGTTCGGATGCGACACATCCGTCTACCGCCTGACCCCGGGCGCCACGCGCGAGGGCGTCGTGGCGTTCGCCCGGCCGGGAGTCGCCCGCCGCGGCTGGGAGCTCACCCGCCTCGCGCTGGCGCGCTTCCACGCGATGCGGCCGGAGGTGACGATCCACACGTACGGTGACCGCCTGCCGGATCTGCCCTTCGCCGCGACCCAGCACGGCAGGCTGACTCCCGCCGAGCTGAACGACCTCTACGCGCGGTGCGTCGCCGGGGTCGCGATGTCGTTCACCAACATCACGCTCGTCGCCGACGAGATGCTCGCCGCGGGCGTCGTGCCCGTGATCGGCGACAACGAGTACGCGCGCGCGGGTCTCGCGGGCGCGGCGGTCGCGTGGGCGCGGCCGACGCCGGGCGGCATCGCGCAGGAGCTCGCGGCGGTGCTGGACCGACCGGATCGCGAGGCGCAGGCGCGTCACGCGTCGACCACGGCACGGCCGGACGGCTGGGCGCGCGCGCAGGCCGAGGTCCTCCGGATCATCGAGGACGAGGTGCACGGCGACGTGCTCGACGTCGTGCCTGCGGAGGCGGTGGCCCCGTGA